The following are encoded together in the Zingiber officinale cultivar Zhangliang chromosome 8A, Zo_v1.1, whole genome shotgun sequence genome:
- the LOC122011838 gene encoding uncharacterized protein LOC122011838: MLLAVEGGGFFSSSASGYTNGLALLLFGRRNEEPIKVSPWNRYQLVEQEFEPEPRSTARKTQNSQGCASFNCFGCAHVQLDRHSPSSVSLVNQSETHPETASSDTSKTSTTDALNKSDKKPCLKNNLKKPSRDCSASCEVVNANELSEQVENETSCSTLGRKVQWTDKCGKELAEIREFELSDYGLSDEEFNQEKFRRCDCVIQ; this comes from the exons ATGCTTTTGGCTGTAGAAGGAGGAGGATTCTTTTCTTCTTCGGCATCAGGGTATACTAACGGTCTTGCCCTTTTGCTTTTTGGACGAAGAAATGAAGAACCCATTAAAGTCTCACCTTGGAATCGTTACCAGTTAGTGGAGCAGGAGTTTGAACCTGAACCTCGGTCAACAGCCAGGAAAACTCAAAATTCTCAGGGCTGTGCTTCCTTCAATTGCTTTGGGTGTGCTCATGTGCAACTTGATAGGCATTCTCCTAGTTCAGTCAGTCTTGTTAACCAGTCTGAGACTCATCCAGAAACAGCCTCTTCTGACACGAGTAAGACTTCAACTACTGATGCTCTTAATAAGAGTGACAAGAAGCCTTGCCTGAAGAATAATTTGAAGAAACCTTCCAGAGATTGTTCTGCAAGTTGTGAAGTAGTCAATGCCAATGAACTTTCAGAACAAGTGGAAAATGAGACTTCTTGTTCCACACTAGGGAGAAAAGTTCAGTGGACAGATAAATGTGGCAAAGAGCTTGCCGAGATCAGAGAATTTGAACTCAG CGATTATGGTCTATCAGATGAGGAATTCAATCAAGAAAAATTCAGAAGATGTGATTGCGTGATTCAGTAA
- the LOC122009543 gene encoding V-type proton ATPase subunit d2-like — MYGFEALTFNVHGGYLEAIVRGYRSGLLTAADYNNLCQCETLDDVKMHLSATEYGPYLQNEPSPLHTTTIVEKCTLKLVDEYKHMLCQATEPLSTFLEYITYGYMIDNVVLIVTGTLHERDVQELLEKCHPLGMFDRYVLSRFEKGDVYTMADVISRMLRKETLNLAFHRLPKFNNTVKKESGKGNMDTTNRRNKSPSRPVALVINA; from the exons ATGTACGGATTCGAGGCGCTCACGTTCAACGTCCATGGCGGTTACCTGGAGGCCATCGTCCGCGGCTACCGCTCCGGCCTCCTCACCGCCGCCGACTACAACAACCTCTGCCAGTGCGAGACCCTCGACGACGTCAAGATGCACCTCTCCGCAACCGAGTACGGGCCGTACCTACAGAACG AGCCATCTCCTTTACATACAACTACCATTGTGGAGAAATGCACTCTTAAACTTGTGGATGAGTATAAGCATATGCTGTGTCAGGCAACAGAGCCTTTATCAACCTTCTTGGAATATATAAC GTATGGTTACATGATCGACAATGTTGTTCTTATTGTCACCGGCACATTGCATGAGAGAGATGTTCAGGAACTGCTGGAAAAATGCCACCCTTTAGGAATGTTTGATAGGTATGTCCTCTCT agatttGAGAAAGGAGATGTGTATACTATGGCAGATGTGATTAGCAGAATGTTGAGAAAGGAGACGCTGAATTTAGCTTTTCATAGATTGCCAAAGTTCAATAACACTGTAAAGAAAGAATCAGGCAAAGGAAACATGGACACAACAAATAGAAGAAACAAAAGTCCGTCACGTCCCGTGGCTCTTGTAATCAACGCTTGA
- the LOC122011836 gene encoding hypersensitive-induced response protein-like protein 1, with protein MGQAFCCVQVDQSTVAIKESFGKFDDVLQPGCHCLPWIFGKRVAGRLSLRMKQLDVKCETKTKDNVFVNVVASIQYRALPNKASDAFYRLSNTQSQIQAYVFDVIRASVPKLILDDTFEQKNEIAKAVEEELEKAMSAYGFEIVQTLIVDIEPDEHVKRAMNEINAAARLRMAANEKAEAEKIVQIKKAEGEAEAKYLSGVGIARQRQAIVDGLRDSVLGFSVNVPGTTPKDVLDMVLITQYFDTMKEIGAQSKSSSVFIPHGPGAVRDIAQQVRDGLLQASTL; from the exons ATGGGCCAAGCTTTCTGCTGCGTTCAAGTAGACCAATCCACGGTAGCGATCAAGGAATCCTTTGGGAAATTCGACGATGTGCTTCAGCCTGGATGCCACTGCTTGCCTTGGATCTTCGGCAAGCGTGTCGCCGGCCGCCTCTCCCTCCGAATGAAGCAGCTCGACGTCAAATGTGAAACAAAGACAAAG GACAATGTGTTTGTGAACGTTGTGGCATCCATCCAATACCGTGCTCTGCCAAACAAAGCAAGTGATGCTTTCTATAGGCTTAGCAACACACAGTCTCAGATCCAAGCTTATGTATTTGACG TGATAAGAGCCAGTGTGCCAAAGCTCATCCTGGACGATACTTTTGAGCAAAAGAATGAGATAGCCAAAGCTGTGGAAGAGGAACTTGAGAAGGCCATGTCTGCTTATGGCTTCGAGATTGTGCAGACTCTCATCGTCGATATCGAACCAGATGAGCATGTTAAAAGAGCCATGAATGAAATCAACGCAG CTGCAAGATTGAGAATGGCAGCAAACGAGAAGGCGGAAGCCGAAAAGATTGTGCAGATTAAGAAGGCGGAGGGTGAAGCGGAGGCCAAGTATTTGTCGGGCGTGGGCATTGCCCGTCAGCGCCAAGCCATCGTGGACGGCCTGAGAGACAGCGTGCTTGGCTTCTCTGTGAACGTGCCAGGAACAACTCCGAAGGACGTGTTGGACATGGTGCTCATCACCCAGTACTTCGACACCATGAAGGAGATCGGAGCACAGTCCAAGTCCTCGTCAGTTTTCATCCCTCACGGACCGGGGGCCGTCCGTGACATTGCTCAACAAGTCCGGGACGGCCTTCTCCAAGCATCTACCCTTTGA
- the LOC122011839 gene encoding V-type proton ATPase subunit d2-like isoform X2 yields the protein MYGFEALTFNVHGGYLEAIVRGYRSGLLTAADYNNLCQCETLDDVKMHLSATEYGPYLQNECYLERKLSENTHENNFERNQAKTV from the exons ATGTACGGATTCGAGGCGCTCACGTTCAACGTCCATGGCGGGTACCTGGAGGCAATCGTCCGCGGCTACCGCTCTGGCCTCCTCACTGCCGCCGACTACAACAACCTCTGCCAGTGCGAGACCCTCGACGACGTCAAGATGCACCTTTCCGCAACCGAGTACGGGCCGTACCTACAGAACG aatgctatttggagcgaaaattgAGCGAAAACACACATGAGAACAACTTTGAAAGAAATCAAGCCAAGACCGTATGA
- the LOC122011839 gene encoding V-type proton ATPase subunit d2-like isoform X1: MYGFEALTFNVHGGYLEAIVRGYRSGLLTAADYNNLCQCETLDDVKMHLSATEYGPYLQNEPSPLHTTTLVETCTLRLVDEYKHMLCVMLRGSPCQWKYR; this comes from the exons ATGTACGGATTCGAGGCGCTCACGTTCAACGTCCATGGCGGGTACCTGGAGGCAATCGTCCGCGGCTACCGCTCTGGCCTCCTCACTGCCGCCGACTACAACAACCTCTGCCAGTGCGAGACCCTCGACGACGTCAAGATGCACCTTTCCGCAACCGAGTACGGGCCGTACCTACAGAACG AGCCATCTCCTTTACATACAACTACCCTTGTGGAGACATGCACTCTTAGACTTGTGGATGAGTATAAGCATATGCTGTGTGTCATGctccgggggagtccctgtcagTGGAAATATCGGTAG
- the LOC122011839 gene encoding V-type proton ATPase subunit d2-like isoform X3, whose protein sequence is MYGFEALTFNVHGGYLEAIVRGYRSGLLTAADYNNLCQCETLDDVKMHLSATEYGPYLQNVAILGLFLGVKGLWMLNRIYD, encoded by the exons ATGTACGGATTCGAGGCGCTCACGTTCAACGTCCATGGCGGGTACCTGGAGGCAATCGTCCGCGGCTACCGCTCTGGCCTCCTCACTGCCGCCGACTACAACAACCTCTGCCAGTGCGAGACCCTCGACGACGTCAAGATGCACCTTTCCGCAACCGAGTACGGGCCGTACCTACAGAACG TTGCAATTTTGGGCTTGTTTTTGGGCGTCAAGGGACTTTGGATGTTGAATAGGATTTATGATTAA
- the LOC122011835 gene encoding hypersensitive-induced response protein-like protein 1 isoform X1 codes for MGQAFCCVQVDQSTVAIKESFGKFDDVLQPGCHCLPWIFGKRVAGRLSLRMQQLDVNCETKTKDNVFVNVVASIQYRALPLPDKARDAFYKLSNTQYQIQAYVFDVIRDRVPKRTLDETFLQKNEIAKDVEDELKKAMPAYGFEIVQTLIVDIEPDEHVKRAMNDINAAARLRMAADEKAEAEKIVQIKKAEAENTVQIKKAEAEKIVQIKKAEGEAEAKYLSGVGIARQRQAIVDGLRDSVLGFSVNVPGTTPKDVLDMVLITQYFDTMKEIGAQSKSSSVFIPHGPGAVRDIAQQVRDGLAGL; via the exons ATGGGCCAAGCTTTCTGCTGCGTTCAAGTAGACCAATCCACGGTAGCGATCAAGGAATCCTTTGGGAAATTCGACGATGTGCTTCAGCCTGGATGCCACTGCTTGCCTTGGATCTTCGGCAAGCGCGTCGCCGGTCGCCTCTCCCTCCGAATGCAGCAGCTCGACGTCAATTGTGAAACAAAGACAAAG GACAATGTGTTTGTGAACGTTGTGGCATCCATCCAATACCGTGCTCTGCCTCTGCCTGACAAAGCACGCGATGCTTTCTATAAGCTTAGCAACACACAGTATCAGATCCAAGCTTATGTATTTGACG TGATAAGAGACAGGGTGCCAAAGCGCACCCTGGACGAGACTTTTTTGCAAAAGAATGAGATAGCCAAAGATGTGGAAGATGAACTTAAGAAGGCCATGCCTGCTTATGGCTTCGAGATTGTGCAGACTCTCATCGTCGATATTGAACCAGATGAGCATGTTAAAAGAGCAATGAATGATATCAACGCAG CTGCAAGATTGAGAATGGCAGCAGACGAGAAGGCGGAAGCCGAAAAGATTGTGCAGATTAAGAAGGCGGAAGCCGAAAATACTGTGCAGATTAAGAAGGCGGAAGCCGAAAAGATCGTGCAGATTAAGAAGGCGGAGGGTGAAGCGGAGGCCAAGTATTTGTCGGGCGTGGGCATTGCCCGTCAGCGCCAAGCCATCGTGGACGGCCTGAGAGACAGCGTGCTTGGCTTCTCTGTGAATGTGCCAGGAACAACTCCGAAGGACGTGTTGGACATGGTGCTCATCACCCAGTACTTCGACACCATGAAGGAGATTGGAGCACAGTCCAAGTCCTCGTCAGTTTTCATCCCTCATGGACCGGGGGCCGTCCGTGACATTGCTCAACAAGTCCGGGACGGTCTTGCCGGGCTGTAA
- the LOC122011835 gene encoding hypersensitive-induced response protein-like protein 1 isoform X2 — MGQAFCCVQVDQSTVAIKESFGKFDDVLQPGCHCLPWIFGKRVAGRLSLRMQQLDVNCETKTKDNVFVNVVASIQYRALPLPDKARDAFYKLSNTQYQIQAYVFDVIRDRVPKRTLDETFLQKNEIAKDVEDELKKAMPAYGFEIVQTLIVDIEPDEHVKRAMNDINAAARLRMAADEKAEAEKIVQIKKAEGEAEAKYLSGVGIARQRQAIVDGLRDSVLGFSVNVPGTTPKDVLDMVLITQYFDTMKEIGAQSKSSSVFIPHGPGAVRDIAQQVRDGLAGL, encoded by the exons ATGGGCCAAGCTTTCTGCTGCGTTCAAGTAGACCAATCCACGGTAGCGATCAAGGAATCCTTTGGGAAATTCGACGATGTGCTTCAGCCTGGATGCCACTGCTTGCCTTGGATCTTCGGCAAGCGCGTCGCCGGTCGCCTCTCCCTCCGAATGCAGCAGCTCGACGTCAATTGTGAAACAAAGACAAAG GACAATGTGTTTGTGAACGTTGTGGCATCCATCCAATACCGTGCTCTGCCTCTGCCTGACAAAGCACGCGATGCTTTCTATAAGCTTAGCAACACACAGTATCAGATCCAAGCTTATGTATTTGACG TGATAAGAGACAGGGTGCCAAAGCGCACCCTGGACGAGACTTTTTTGCAAAAGAATGAGATAGCCAAAGATGTGGAAGATGAACTTAAGAAGGCCATGCCTGCTTATGGCTTCGAGATTGTGCAGACTCTCATCGTCGATATTGAACCAGATGAGCATGTTAAAAGAGCAATGAATGATATCAACGCAG CTGCAAGATTGAGAATGGCAGCAGACGAGAAGGCGGAAGCCGAAAAGATTGTGCAGATTAAGAAG GCGGAGGGTGAAGCGGAGGCCAAGTATTTGTCGGGCGTGGGCATTGCCCGTCAGCGCCAAGCCATCGTGGACGGCCTGAGAGACAGCGTGCTTGGCTTCTCTGTGAATGTGCCAGGAACAACTCCGAAGGACGTGTTGGACATGGTGCTCATCACCCAGTACTTCGACACCATGAAGGAGATTGGAGCACAGTCCAAGTCCTCGTCAGTTTTCATCCCTCATGGACCGGGGGCCGTCCGTGACATTGCTCAACAAGTCCGGGACGGTCTTGCCGGGCTGTAA
- the LOC122011834 gene encoding gamma-tubulin complex component 5-like — MYCDSLWHIWSMSNLILHDVAQAETSNSFISKLHSSISNGLPHAEPVLTFKIDERELVQGILQMLQGFSSSSFYWDEHKQEYCLKNGIYVTHLSYTSLYNTLSQFLFAGTCLKQVEIHVQKVQSTNFSVPTLKAFANSASSWLKRLRDVVLKEEVNVVGSDSGAKATLLGLTDSLSSIHAGAELLHQIVYGAIPRAYHHTSPSASELTVHILDYLFKKLNEFCLVEGGKEEAYLMLLFFFMESLLPYLEGLDSWLYDGILDDAFEEMYFYSNNEVSIDQPAFWEMSYLLRWGRWRKAKSDNVPELLTEYESSTKMRNKMSEQERVLGFTSQGRDQADIDNIVCPIFLKDIAKSIVSAGKSLQLVRHVQRDHIVSLDNNKESEQYKHMLSKGVELGSQICEHQNQCSNLEECMPFYENNHARVMGFLTLPEVFLVSLVGLLVDGDHAYRCLWSADIAREYKTLILGCNLEGRSQEGLCTKFACDKVWKTFLADVVFRRILGDSDREDYNECKISFSASPFDPERSEKATKLHRNHLQDLEAASSLGKSIFFSLCSGNPVITVSREILRQNLSSWDELNISKDFYLPPINDESLREDIFGDKHLGARLDSDSLRHPRFDRTDCALGLQFDGREHMHKQDDQRSLENLYAFPTILPFFQENSDVSDLLPFQRNSTLASKILRWFQVNKTKCTLHPAVIIQECLVAYIMKQVVHVGKQMLSRLMNDWKLMNELGVLHAIYLLGSGDLLQHFLVVTFSKLDKGDICDDDFELNAILQESIRNSSDGALLSTPDSLVVSLANSDYEETEGGNLSNSRMTQNQCFGINALDMLNFSYKVSWPLDLIVNMEALKRYNQVMDFLLKVKRAKYVLDRTRKWMWKGRGATTSNYKHHLLVEQKLLHFVNAFHQYVMDQVLHTAWSELCVGMASAGSLDEVIEVHDAYLLSIQRQCFVASDKLWALIASRVKTILGLALDFHTIQQTLSSGGAASAIKARCEMEVDRIEKQFDDCVAFLLRILSFKLNVGHFPHLADLVTRINYNYFYMSDSGNLLTVPSFDASAKPGKSAMFRD, encoded by the exons ATGTACTGTGACAGCTTGTGGCATATTTGGAGCATGTCTAATCTCATCTTGCATG aTGTAGCACAGGCTGAAACTAGTAATAGTTTCATCAGCAAGCTTCACTCTAGCATTTCAAATGGCCTTCCTCATGCTGAACCAGTTCTTACCTTCAAAATAGATGAGAGGGAACTG GTTCAAGGCATACTACAAATGCTCCAGGGGTTCTCAAGTTCTTCCTTTTACTGGGATGAACATAAACAAGAATATTGCCTGAAAAATGGGATTTATGTGACACATCTATCATATACTAGTCTGTATAATACTCTGAGCCAGTTTTTGTTTGCTGGCACATGCTTGAAGCAAGTTGAGATACATGTTCAAAAGGTGCAATCTACAAATTTCAGTGTCCCTACCCTCAAAGCTTTTGCCAATTCTGCTTCTTCGTGGCTTAAG AGGTTGCGAGATGTTGTTTTGAAGGAAGAAGTCAATGTTGTTGGTTCAGATTCAGGAGCTAAAGCCACTCTCCTGGGATTGACTGATTCTTTGTCAAG TATCCATGCAGGAGCAGAGCTCCTTCATCAAATTGTCTATGGAGCAATCCCCAGAGCATATCATCACACATCACCATCTGCAAGTGAATTGACAGTTCATATTCTCGATTATCTTTTCAAAAAGTTGAATGAATTCTGTCTTGTTGAAGGTGGCAAG GAGGAGGCTTACCTTATGCTGCTTTTCTTCTTCATGGAAAGCTTGTTGCCATATCTAGAGGGGCTTGACTCATGGCTATATGATGGAATTCTTGATGATGCTTTTGAAGAG ATGTATTTTTATTCAAATAATGAAGTCAGCATTGACCAACCTGCCTTTTGGGAGATGAGCTATCTTCTTAGATGGGGAAGATGGAGGAAAGCAAAATCTGACAATGTCCCAGAGTTGTTAACTGAGTACGAGTCAAGTACAAAAATGAGAAACAAAATGAGTGAGCAAGAGCGTGTTCTAGGATTTACTTCACAAGGGAGAGACCAAGCTGATATTGATAACATAGTCTGTCCCATATTTCTGAAGGACATAGCTAAGTCCATTGTATCTGCTGGAAAATCTTTGCAATTGGTGAGACACGTTCAACGTGACCACATTGTTTCATTAGACAACAACAAAGAGTCTGAGCAATATAAACATATGCTATCAAAGGGGGTTGAGTTGGGCTCTCAAATTTGTGAGCATCAAAACCAATGCAGCAATCTTGAGGAATGCATGCCATTTTATGAAAATAACCATGCACGGGTTATGGGATTTTTGACTTTGCCAGAGGTCTTCCTAGTCTCGTTGGTTGGCTTGTTAGTCGATGGTGATCATGCTTACAGGTGTTTATGGTCTGCTGATATTGCTCGAGAATACAAGACTCTGATATTGGGATGTAATTTAGAAGGAAGAAGCCAAGAGGGTCTATGCACTAAATTTGCCTGTGATAAAGTATGGAAAACGTTTTTAGCTGATGTTGTATTTAGGAGGATACTTGGGGACAGTGATAGAGAGGATTATAATGAATGCAAAATAAGCTTTTCCGCATCCCCTTTTGATCCAGAAAGATCAGAAAAGGCTACAAAATTACACAGAAACCACTTGCAAGATCTTGAAGCTGCTAGTTCATTAGGAAAAAGTATATTTTTCTCTTTGTGCTCTGGAAATCCAGTGATAACTGTTAGCAGGGAAATTCTGAGACAGAACTTGTCCTCTTGGGATGAACTTAACATATCAAAAGATTTCTATCTTCCACCAATTAACGATGAAAGTTTACGTGAGGACATCTTTGGTGATAAGCATCTTGGTGCAAGGTTGGATAGTGATTCATTAAGACACCCTAGATTTGATAGAACTGACTGTGCACTTGGTCTTCAATTTGATGGACGAGAACACATGCACAAACAAGACGATCAAAGGAGTTTGGAAAATTTATATGCGTTTCCTACTATTCTTCCTTTTTTCCAG GAAAATTCTGATGTATCGGATCTTCTGCCTTTTCAAAGGAATAGTACCCTCGCATCAAAAATTCTCAGATGGTTTCAAGTTAATAAAACCAAGTGCACACTTCACCCTGCGGTTATCATCCAAGAATGCCTTGTTGCTTATATCATGAAGCAG GTAGTTCATGTTGGTAAACAAATGTTGTCGAGGCTAATGAATGATTGGAAATTAATGAATGAGCTTGGTGTTCTTCATGCTATATATTTATTAGGCTCAG GTGATTTGCTGCAGCATTTCCTTGTAGTAACTTTTAGCAAGTTGGATAAGGGAGACATCTGTGATGATGACTTTGAGTTGAATGCCATATTGCAG GAATCAATTAGAAATTCATCTGATGGTGCTCTTCTTAGCACACCAGACTCTTTGGTTGTATCTCTGGCAAATTCTGATTATGAGGAAACTGAAGGGGGAAATCTCTCAAATTCACGAATGACACAGAATCAATGTTTTGGCATTAATGCACTAGATATGCTCAATTTCAGTTACAAG GTCTCTTGGCCACTAGACTTGATAGTTAATATGGAGGCGCTTAAGAGATATAATCAG GTTATGGATTTCTTACTAAAGGTCAAACGTGCGAAGTATGTTCTTGATAGAACTCGAAAATGGATGTGGAAG GGCAGAGGAGCCACCACAAGCAATTACAAGCATCATTTGTTAGTAGAACAGAAGCTCCTCCATTTTGTCAATGCGTTTCATCAGTATGTCATGGATCAG GTTTTGCACACTGCATGGTCTGAACTTTGCGTTGGAATGGCATCTGCTGGTTCCCTTGATGAAGTTATAGAAGTTCATGATGCTTACCTCTTGTCTATTCAACGTCAATGCTTTGTTGCTTCAGATAAGCTT TGGGCACTGATAGCGAGTCGAGTTAAGACCATTCTTGGATTGGCACTTGACTTTCACACGATACAGCAAACACTTAGCAGCGGTGGAGCAGCTTCTGCAATCAAAGCAAGATGTGAAATGGAAGTGGATCGGATTGAGAAACAATTTGATGATTGTGTTGCCTTTCTTCTGAGG ATCCTCTCCTTTAAGCTTAATGTTGGGCATTTCCCCCATCTGGCAGACTTGGTGACTAGAATTAACTACAATTACTTCTACATGTCTGACAGTGGAAACCTTCTGACTGTACCTAGTTTTGACGCTTCTGCCAAACCAGGAAAGTCCGCTATGTTCAGAGACTGA